In Pajaroellobacter abortibovis, the following are encoded in one genomic region:
- the folK gene encoding 2-amino-4-hydroxy-6-hydroxymethyldihydropteridine diphosphokinase: MRRTVVGLGSNLGDRLGMLQAAVSALHACTPVLAVSKVYETQPIGPPQPLYLNAAVLFLWEGSPFELLTWLQTIESSLGRIRHERWGPRTIDMDILWIEGIAFDSTVLHIPHASLRERAFALIPFLELVPDAVDPENQAPFVCPPTGGVCSTLFSLEIPSVSSGSPIDDSLFVGSKK; encoded by the coding sequence ATGAGAAGAACAGTTGTTGGACTTGGTTCGAATCTGGGGGACCGTCTGGGTATGCTTCAGGCTGCTGTTTCTGCGCTTCATGCGTGTACTCCTGTACTTGCTGTTTCCAAAGTGTATGAAACACAACCTATCGGTCCACCTCAGCCTCTTTATCTCAATGCTGCTGTTCTCTTCTTGTGGGAGGGTTCCCCATTTGAATTGCTCACTTGGCTTCAGACGATCGAAAGCTCGCTGGGACGGATCCGCCACGAGCGGTGGGGACCAAGGACGATCGATATGGACATCCTTTGGATCGAGGGGATTGCCTTCGACTCTACTGTACTCCATATCCCTCATGCTTCACTGCGCGAGCGCGCATTCGCACTGATCCCTTTTCTTGAACTGGTCCCTGATGCTGTGGATCCAGAGAACCAGGCCCCTTTCGTATGTCCGCCTACAGGAGGTGTATGCTCGACCTTGTTCTCCTTGGAGATACCATCTGTTTCTAGCGGATCGCCTATCGATGATTCCCTATTTGTTGGTTCTAAAAAATAG
- the rplJ gene encoding 50S ribosomal protein L10 → MKRTQKDEEIKVLKSCFDKMVAAVFVDYKGLTVAHATKLRQEFRKAGVEYKVVKNTLIKKALQDEPYGQELNDTLMGMTGVAWTYQDPSASAKVIKAFKKEFGVEQLRIKAGVVEKATLDAKAVEEQLATMPGKDELRALLLATLQASLRQFVVLLQAPSQNFVYLLSAKEKEGQN, encoded by the coding sequence ATGAAGCGTACGCAGAAGGATGAAGAAATCAAAGTATTAAAATCTTGCTTTGATAAAATGGTGGCTGCTGTATTTGTTGACTATAAAGGGTTAACAGTTGCTCATGCTACAAAACTCAGGCAAGAGTTTCGTAAAGCGGGTGTAGAATATAAAGTTGTAAAGAATACGCTGATCAAAAAGGCTTTACAGGATGAGCCTTATGGTCAAGAGCTCAATGATACGTTGATGGGGATGACAGGTGTAGCCTGGACTTACCAAGATCCGAGTGCTTCTGCGAAAGTGATTAAAGCTTTTAAAAAAGAATTCGGAGTTGAGCAGCTTCGCATTAAAGCGGGAGTTGTTGAAAAGGCGACTCTTGACGCTAAAGCTGTGGAAGAGCAGCTCGCGACAATGCCTGGTAAGGATGAGTTGCGAGCTTTGCTTCTGGCTACGCTTCAAGCTTCTCTTCGGCAATTTGTCGTTTTGCTGCAAGCGCCTTCACAGAATTTTGTTTACCTTCTCTCTGCCAAAGAGAAAGAGGGGCAAAACTAG
- the rplL gene encoding 50S ribosomal protein L7/L12, protein MADITKEQIVEFLSNMPVLQLAELTKTLEEKWGVKAAPPIAVAAAGIAGVGGAQVASAEEEKTEFNVELKAIGPNKINVIKVVRELTNLGLKEAKELVESAPKVIKEGVSKAEAEEIKKKVEEAGANVALL, encoded by the coding sequence ATGGCTGATATTACGAAGGAGCAAATAGTCGAATTTTTGTCAAATATGCCTGTTCTGCAGCTTGCTGAACTGACAAAAACATTGGAAGAGAAATGGGGTGTTAAGGCGGCTCCTCCTATTGCTGTTGCAGCGGCAGGGATAGCTGGTGTAGGTGGTGCACAGGTGGCTTCTGCAGAAGAAGAGAAAACAGAATTTAATGTTGAGCTCAAAGCTATTGGACCCAATAAAATTAACGTGATCAAAGTGGTTCGGGAATTGACGAACCTTGGCCTTAAGGAAGCAAAAGAATTGGTGGAGAGTGCTCCTAAGGTAATTAAAGAAGGAGTTTCTAAGGCAGAAGCTGAGGAGATCAAGAAAAAGGTTGAGGAAGCAGGTGCCAATGTTGCCCTTCTCTAG
- the nusG gene encoding transcription termination/antitermination protein NusG: MAKKWYVIQTYSGFESKVRESLQQRIKEKKMEQEFGEILIPSETTTETRAGGKSRILQKASFPSYVFVEMEMNEGVWHLIKNIPKVTGFIGNQKPREVKLSQIDELRKNIVEGSVKPKLKVFFEAGDEVRVIEGAFANFSGTVEEVKPDKQKLKVKVSIFGRPTPVELDFRQVEKRG; this comes from the coding sequence ATGGCTAAGAAATGGTACGTTATTCAGACCTACTCAGGATTTGAAAGCAAAGTGAGAGAATCGCTTCAACAGCGTATTAAAGAAAAGAAGATGGAGCAAGAATTTGGGGAAATCTTGATCCCCAGTGAAACTACCACTGAGACCCGGGCAGGCGGTAAATCTCGTATTTTGCAAAAGGCAAGTTTCCCAAGCTATGTCTTTGTCGAGATGGAGATGAATGAAGGAGTGTGGCACCTGATTAAAAATATTCCCAAGGTAACGGGATTTATCGGTAATCAAAAGCCGAGAGAAGTAAAGTTGTCTCAGATTGACGAGTTACGCAAAAATATTGTGGAGGGCTCTGTTAAGCCCAAATTGAAAGTCTTCTTTGAGGCGGGGGATGAAGTCCGTGTAATTGAAGGAGCATTTGCAAACTTTTCTGGAACTGTGGAAGAGGTGAAACCGGATAAGCAAAAACTCAAGGTGAAAGTGTCGATTTTTGGTCGACCTACCCCTGTTGAACTCGATTTTCGACAGGTTGAGAAACGCGGATAA
- the secE gene encoding preprotein translocase subunit SecE, whose protein sequence is MSFIKEQEEGVADPTCSEDRERLRSEDLVCLTAVSPVPLPEREEEEREYPFTQRCFRYRKFVYSVYFAGGMGVAFLIAKIGKLLSVDLSRRGLIVREITDEWIVAFAISVGILTMWQCCKRATICDFVNSVANELSQVTWPPQEEVAKNTIVVVAAAALATFFFAVMDHFWGLATNLVYSG, encoded by the coding sequence ATGTCTTTCATTAAAGAGCAAGAAGAAGGCGTTGCGGATCCTACTTGCAGTGAGGATAGAGAAAGGTTACGTTCAGAGGACCTGGTGTGTCTGACAGCAGTAAGCCCTGTTCCGTTGCCTGAACGTGAAGAGGAGGAGCGGGAATATCCGTTCACGCAGAGATGTTTTCGATACAGGAAATTTGTTTACAGCGTCTATTTTGCAGGGGGTATGGGTGTCGCTTTCCTAATTGCCAAGATAGGAAAACTTCTTTCTGTCGACTTGTCGCGTCGGGGTTTAATCGTACGAGAAATTACTGATGAATGGATTGTTGCGTTTGCTATAAGCGTGGGTATCCTCACCATGTGGCAATGCTGTAAGCGTGCAACAATCTGTGATTTTGTGAACAGTGTTGCAAATGAACTATCTCAGGTGACTTGGCCTCCTCAAGAAGAGGTTGCTAAGAATACGATCGTTGTTGTTGCAGCTGCCGCTCTAGCAACGTTCTTTTTTGCTGTGATGGATCATTTTTGGGGTCTTGCAACGAATCTGGTGTATAGTGGTTAG
- the rpmG gene encoding 50S ribosomal protein L33 translates to MDGQLERGSSPKSCNNHPKGSSKNRVGVAFACTLCSQRNYKSTRKIAERIILQFKKFCPHCRSHTVHRETK, encoded by the coding sequence GTGGACGGACAGTTGGAGCGGGGATCATCACCAAAATCTTGCAATAATCACCCAAAGGGTTCCAGCAAAAATCGAGTCGGGGTAGCCTTTGCCTGCACTCTGTGCAGCCAAAGGAATTATAAAAGTACAAGAAAAATAGCCGAAAGGATCATTTTACAATTCAAGAAATTTTGTCCTCATTGTAGAAGTCACACTGTTCACCGTGAAACAAAATAG
- the atpH gene encoding ATP synthase F1 subunit delta translates to MLPLAIASRYGKALFELGLKANELARLVEQLENIDLLYRSSPNLQRVLAHPLLSKFARQAILGKIAELVQLHTLTRNAIFYLADRKRLPILSLIVRSLRDLYHEHQGILLAEVTTAVALPEAFYYSIQQKLELITQKHVQLSRMIDASLLGGVVIRIGNTLYDGSLKTKLKCLKQSLLSASSIYPLNEPA, encoded by the coding sequence GTGTTACCTTTAGCTATTGCCAGCCGTTATGGAAAAGCCCTATTCGAACTAGGACTGAAGGCGAATGAACTCGCTCGTTTGGTTGAGCAATTAGAAAATATCGATCTCCTTTACAGAAGTTCGCCTAATCTTCAGCGAGTGCTTGCTCATCCTCTGCTTTCTAAGTTTGCCCGCCAAGCTATCTTGGGCAAAATTGCAGAGCTAGTTCAGCTCCATACGCTAACGCGCAATGCGATCTTCTATCTTGCGGATCGAAAGCGTTTACCTATATTGAGCCTGATTGTACGTTCGCTCCGCGATCTGTATCACGAGCATCAGGGAATTCTCCTTGCAGAAGTTACGACAGCGGTTGCGCTTCCTGAAGCATTTTATTACAGCATTCAACAAAAGCTAGAGCTCATTACACAGAAACACGTCCAGCTGAGTCGCATGATCGACGCTAGCCTACTGGGAGGAGTTGTCATACGAATCGGAAATACACTTTATGATGGCTCTCTTAAAACCAAGCTCAAGTGCCTCAAGCAGTCTCTTTTGTCTGCTTCTTCGATCTACCCCTTGAATGAACCTGCTTGA
- a CDS encoding ATP synthase F0 subunit B, translating to MLLASLVQEDHVFSRGLYVFGSEGAVTIDLDLTFLGQMVLFLLLSAILDPLLFKPMLRLFEEREKQTEGAKKEARDLDEKAAAKIWHYEQAMQATRAAAEHEQNALRAESLKERDVILMQARKATAKFLEEGRRQATQEMEYAQKELVKVYPSLANDIVQRFLDRSVS from the coding sequence ATGCTACTTGCTAGTCTTGTTCAGGAGGATCACGTTTTCTCAAGAGGCCTGTATGTCTTTGGCTCGGAAGGAGCTGTCACGATCGATCTCGATCTGACCTTCTTGGGCCAGATGGTTCTCTTTCTTTTGCTGTCGGCCATATTGGATCCTCTCCTTTTTAAACCGATGCTTCGACTCTTTGAAGAGAGAGAGAAACAGACCGAAGGGGCAAAGAAGGAAGCGCGCGACCTAGACGAAAAAGCAGCTGCAAAAATCTGGCATTACGAACAGGCCATGCAAGCTACACGAGCTGCTGCAGAACATGAACAAAATGCATTACGTGCAGAAAGTCTGAAAGAGCGAGATGTGATTCTGATGCAGGCACGCAAGGCTACTGCAAAATTTTTAGAAGAGGGGCGGAGACAAGCGACTCAAGAGATGGAATACGCACAGAAAGAATTAGTCAAAGTATACCCTTCTTTAGCAAATGATATCGTCCAACGGTTTCTCGATCGGAGCGTATCGTGA
- a CDS encoding ester cyclase, with the protein MRRLTTFSVIMLGFAAAGCGGGSQVKKPAEVPSVPSSLADKSGSALGQAPQSTPPVVEAPPPPKPSIEQMALETQKRKIKAFIEHQPEKIASYFTGDALVQAPGIPEIRGRNALVEALQDAFSIVDDVQVANWRIYQKEDVAVIEWVLNGMFKGEFQGLLGMNKPIGVHGVSVVYYAPDGLIREEQVYFDRSTIASQVGVLNREPLAVPALPTAQELYLSKNPNEEEKNAGIIENAYNALLGRHIDQFFDMMSDDVEDINYGYSINIKGRAENKNAYQLSFQVFPDFKVEQHRIMASQDFVITRYHATGTQKAPFHSLPVPKKPTLVEWEGINIFQMKDGRIIRRWAYMDAYPFYKAAGLVKPTTSEVLPLIVKPEFLKPEHASRLSDNNKRKPAATPKAKETKK; encoded by the coding sequence ATGCGACGGTTAACTACTTTTAGTGTGATCATGTTGGGGTTTGCTGCTGCTGGCTGTGGAGGGGGCAGCCAAGTGAAGAAACCAGCAGAAGTTCCATCTGTCCCTTCTTCTTTAGCAGACAAGTCTGGTAGTGCTTTGGGTCAAGCTCCGCAATCAACTCCTCCTGTGGTAGAAGCGCCACCTCCTCCTAAGCCTAGCATTGAGCAGATGGCTTTAGAGACTCAAAAAAGGAAGATAAAAGCGTTCATTGAACATCAGCCTGAAAAAATTGCCTCTTATTTCACTGGCGATGCGTTGGTGCAAGCACCAGGTATTCCTGAAATTCGGGGGCGAAATGCGCTGGTAGAGGCATTGCAGGATGCTTTCTCCATTGTGGATGACGTCCAGGTCGCCAATTGGCGCATCTACCAAAAAGAAGATGTGGCCGTGATCGAATGGGTTTTGAATGGAATGTTTAAAGGGGAGTTCCAAGGGCTTCTCGGCATGAATAAACCGATCGGTGTTCATGGGGTGTCTGTTGTCTATTACGCTCCTGATGGTTTAATCCGAGAAGAACAAGTTTATTTCGATCGCAGTACAATAGCGTCTCAGGTTGGTGTTCTCAACCGCGAGCCTCTTGCTGTTCCTGCGTTGCCTACCGCTCAAGAGCTCTACCTTTCCAAGAATCCCAATGAAGAGGAGAAGAATGCCGGAATTATAGAAAATGCTTACAATGCCCTCCTAGGAAGGCATATAGATCAATTCTTTGATATGATGTCCGATGACGTGGAAGATATCAATTATGGCTACTCCATTAACATCAAAGGCAGAGCAGAAAATAAGAACGCCTACCAACTATCTTTTCAAGTGTTTCCTGATTTTAAAGTAGAGCAACACCGAATCATGGCAAGCCAAGATTTCGTGATCACCCGGTACCATGCGACAGGAACTCAGAAAGCACCTTTTCATTCTTTGCCTGTCCCGAAAAAGCCAACGCTTGTCGAGTGGGAAGGGATCAATATCTTTCAGATGAAAGATGGAAGAATCATAAGACGATGGGCTTATATGGATGCATACCCATTTTATAAAGCGGCTGGGCTCGTCAAGCCAACTACTAGCGAAGTGCTTCCTCTCATTGTGAAGCCTGAGTTTTTAAAGCCTGAGCATGCTTCTCGTCTATCAGATAACAATAAACGGAAACCGGCTGCCACTCCAAAAGCTAAAGAAACCAAGAAATAA
- a CDS encoding aldo/keto reductase, with translation MKTRILGKTGKSVSQLALGTWAFSGETYGAMEPTEAKRIVLQAVEQGISLIETSDSYGAGQVQMSLGEWLSSYPHVQIATRIGIDLSTEPARKNFTPAYLRLAVARSCKRLRKEQLDFCLLHNPSWDTLKQGKATHALTAMQQEGRIAHWGVSVDNAKIGQAAVAQGAELIELPFNLFHPHDFYQLAQEVKEKQIGILARSILNFGLLVGLWSMEHTFPQEDHRCDRWNLKSFQRRLKQIHAFRFLIKDEVHSLRAASIRFVLSHPLVSSAVIGPRNILQLEQLLRDMGQGSIYLPDEDLQRLRQLFFRTNK, from the coding sequence ATGAAAACGAGAATTCTCGGAAAAACAGGAAAAAGTGTATCGCAACTCGCTCTTGGCACATGGGCATTCTCAGGAGAGACCTACGGCGCGATGGAGCCAACAGAAGCAAAACGGATTGTCTTGCAAGCCGTAGAACAGGGGATTTCTCTCATTGAAACGTCAGATTCGTACGGAGCAGGTCAGGTCCAAATGAGCCTCGGAGAATGGCTCTCTTCCTATCCTCACGTCCAAATTGCAACCCGTATTGGAATAGATTTAAGTACAGAACCTGCGCGGAAGAATTTCACCCCTGCCTACTTGCGCCTTGCTGTAGCCAGATCGTGCAAAAGGCTCCGCAAGGAACAACTCGACTTCTGCCTACTACACAACCCATCTTGGGATACACTCAAGCAAGGGAAAGCGACGCATGCCCTCACTGCAATGCAGCAAGAAGGTCGGATTGCTCATTGGGGAGTCTCTGTAGACAATGCAAAAATTGGCCAGGCAGCGGTTGCTCAAGGTGCTGAGTTGATAGAGCTACCGTTCAACCTCTTCCACCCGCACGATTTCTATCAGCTTGCTCAAGAAGTGAAAGAGAAACAAATTGGCATTCTAGCGCGCTCAATCCTCAATTTCGGACTTTTAGTTGGTCTTTGGTCGATGGAACATACTTTCCCCCAAGAAGATCATCGTTGCGACCGATGGAATCTCAAAAGTTTTCAGCGGCGTTTGAAACAGATCCATGCTTTTCGATTTCTGATTAAAGACGAAGTGCATTCCTTACGCGCAGCTAGCATTCGATTTGTGTTGTCCCATCCTCTCGTCTCATCAGCAGTGATCGGACCTCGCAATATCCTTCAACTCGAGCAACTTCTTCGAGACATGGGGCAAGGGTCCATTTACCTTCCCGACGAAGATCTGCAAAGGCTCAGACAGCTATTTTTTAGAACCAACAAATAG
- the tuf gene encoding elongation factor Tu, which yields MSKERYVRKKPHVNVGTIGHIDHGKTTLTAALVKRQSKVGMAKAMSYQDIAKGGTVRDETKTVTIAVSHVEYETERRHYAHVDCPGHADYIKNMITGAAQMDGAILVVSALDSVMPQTREHVLLARQVGLKHLVVFLNKCDAIEDEDMLDLVEVEVRELLSKYQFDGEGATVIRGAALPSLQGEAKWEGKIDELLGALDEKIPEPVREREKAFLMAVEDVFSIKGRGTVVTGRVERGVVKVGDTVQIIGYRETRETVVTGVEMFRKLLDQGEAGDNIGLLLRGVEKDDVERGQILCKPGSVTPHTKVEAEVYVLKKEEGGRHTPFFTNYRPQFYMRTTDVTGTVLLPEGTKMVMPGDNVTMTIELITPVGLEEKMRFAVREGGRTVGAGIITKILQ from the coding sequence ATGTCTAAAGAGCGATATGTGAGGAAGAAGCCACATGTGAATGTGGGGACGATAGGACATATAGACCATGGGAAGACGACGTTGACGGCGGCGTTGGTGAAGCGGCAGTCGAAGGTGGGGATGGCGAAGGCGATGAGCTATCAGGATATAGCGAAGGGGGGTACAGTAAGGGATGAGACGAAGACGGTGACGATAGCGGTATCGCACGTGGAGTATGAGACGGAGAGGCGGCATTATGCGCATGTGGACTGTCCTGGACACGCGGATTATATAAAGAATATGATTACGGGAGCAGCGCAGATGGACGGTGCGATATTAGTGGTGAGCGCGTTGGATTCAGTGATGCCGCAGACGCGGGAGCACGTGTTGTTGGCGCGGCAGGTGGGATTGAAGCATTTGGTGGTATTTTTGAACAAGTGCGATGCGATTGAAGATGAGGACATGTTGGATTTGGTGGAGGTAGAGGTAAGGGAGTTACTGAGCAAGTACCAGTTTGATGGGGAGGGGGCGACGGTGATACGAGGGGCGGCGTTGCCGTCGTTGCAAGGGGAAGCGAAGTGGGAAGGGAAGATAGATGAGTTATTAGGAGCATTGGATGAGAAGATACCTGAGCCAGTGAGGGAGCGAGAGAAGGCGTTTTTGATGGCAGTGGAGGATGTATTTTCGATTAAGGGGCGAGGTACGGTGGTGACTGGACGAGTGGAGCGAGGGGTTGTGAAGGTAGGGGATACGGTACAGATAATTGGGTATCGAGAGACGCGGGAGACAGTGGTAACGGGAGTGGAGATGTTCCGGAAGCTGTTGGATCAGGGGGAGGCTGGGGACAACATAGGGTTATTGTTGAGGGGAGTGGAGAAGGATGATGTGGAGCGAGGGCAGATACTGTGTAAGCCTGGGAGTGTGACGCCGCATACGAAGGTAGAAGCAGAGGTGTATGTATTGAAGAAGGAGGAAGGAGGAAGGCACACGCCATTTTTCACGAATTATCGGCCACAGTTTTACATGCGGACGACAGATGTAACTGGGACGGTGCTGTTACCTGAGGGGACGAAGATGGTGATGCCTGGGGACAATGTGACGATGACGATCGAGTTGATAACGCCTGTAGGATTGGAAGAGAAAATGCGGTTTGCGGTACGGGAAGGTGGACGGACAGTTGGAGCGGGGATCATCACCAAAATCTTGCAATAA
- a CDS encoding tetratricopeptide repeat protein encodes MKPNQGWIVRAGSIFFSLWLRWIGLFFALSTLRCAHSYLASEPVSSITVPLQGQIVTPNADYSEKELFEKGRAALVAQDWKTARDAFSLLLVANSSLVPRSFILFNLAVSEEGLDLKERARNDYQQFVNSYADDPQFIFALTRLIELHALFEDWTALQKTSDRLLAKVKDSSREEQLVGLAGRALSLVELGDDNGAMRLVLQGLDMAEQARYGMDGKLPVPLAMLRFAMAEVRRTRSERIQFVPIGADFLSKIDMRAQGLLDAQNTYSDVIRCVDPYWAALSGYRIGQMYRTLHADLMAIPPTGQSKTEEQKKIFYAMMHMRYRVLLEKGIEMMRRTLALLEKLGDSLWVERVKVAKEEMEHGLEEEKKIMAEFPFTEQEVERALEMMKERKTGNSAPKDKKR; translated from the coding sequence ATGAAACCGAATCAAGGATGGATTGTTCGAGCGGGAAGCATTTTCTTTTCTCTTTGGTTGAGATGGATCGGTCTGTTTTTTGCACTTAGTACATTGAGATGTGCCCATTCCTATCTAGCCTCTGAGCCCGTCTCTTCCATAACGGTACCCTTGCAGGGGCAAATTGTGACTCCGAATGCAGATTATTCTGAAAAAGAGCTCTTTGAAAAGGGGCGGGCGGCGCTTGTGGCACAGGATTGGAAAACAGCAAGGGACGCTTTCTCGCTTCTTTTAGTTGCAAATTCTTCCTTGGTGCCAAGGTCTTTCATCCTATTCAATTTAGCAGTATCAGAAGAGGGGCTTGATTTGAAAGAGCGCGCGCGCAATGATTATCAGCAGTTTGTCAACTCTTATGCCGATGATCCGCAATTTATCTTTGCGCTGACTCGACTGATCGAATTGCACGCTCTCTTTGAAGATTGGACAGCGTTGCAAAAAACATCTGATCGGCTTCTTGCAAAGGTGAAAGATAGTTCGCGAGAAGAACAACTAGTAGGTCTCGCGGGTCGCGCCCTATCTCTTGTTGAGCTTGGTGATGACAACGGGGCTATGCGCTTGGTCTTGCAAGGACTCGATATGGCTGAACAAGCCCGTTACGGTATGGATGGGAAATTGCCTGTACCACTCGCTATGCTCCGTTTTGCGATGGCGGAAGTGAGACGGACCCGATCGGAACGGATTCAATTTGTTCCGATCGGGGCGGATTTTCTCTCTAAGATCGACATGCGGGCACAAGGTCTTCTGGATGCTCAAAATACATATTCAGATGTGATCCGTTGTGTAGACCCTTATTGGGCGGCTTTAAGTGGGTACCGCATCGGTCAAATGTATCGCACTCTCCATGCTGATTTAATGGCGATTCCTCCTACTGGACAATCGAAGACAGAGGAGCAAAAAAAGATATTCTATGCGATGATGCACATGCGTTATCGCGTTCTCCTTGAGAAAGGAATTGAAATGATGAGGAGAACGCTGGCCCTGTTAGAAAAGTTGGGAGATTCCCTTTGGGTGGAGCGCGTTAAGGTGGCAAAAGAAGAAATGGAGCATGGCCTTGAGGAAGAGAAAAAGATCATGGCTGAATTCCCTTTTACTGAACAAGAGGTAGAACGTGCTCTTGAAATGATGAAAGAGCGAAAAACGGGGAATTCTGCTCCAAAAGATAAGAAACGGTAG
- the rplA gene encoding 50S ribosomal protein L1, whose translation MRKIPKKRAALYEWFDKSRTYPLAEAFGLVKKSKYADFNETVDIAVRLGVNPKHADQMVRGAIVLPHGTGQQSVRVLVFAKGEKEKEARDAGADFLGDDEMVAKISGGFLDFERVIATPDMMGVVGKLGRVLGPRGLMPNPKVGTVTMDLATAVREAKSGKIEYRVEKAGIVHVRIGKVSFSEEALQDNAMALVQALIRQKPSTAKGVYLRSITVSSTMGPGVRIDTQQFASRSEEN comes from the coding sequence ATGCGGAAGATTCCGAAAAAAAGAGCTGCGTTATACGAGTGGTTTGATAAAAGTAGGACTTATCCTCTCGCCGAGGCATTTGGCCTCGTCAAAAAATCCAAATATGCTGACTTTAATGAGACTGTAGACATTGCAGTTCGGCTTGGGGTGAATCCGAAGCATGCCGATCAGATGGTCAGGGGTGCGATTGTTCTTCCTCATGGTACAGGGCAACAGAGCGTTCGCGTGCTTGTGTTTGCAAAAGGGGAAAAGGAAAAGGAAGCGCGCGATGCAGGTGCTGACTTTTTGGGTGATGATGAAATGGTGGCCAAAATATCAGGCGGATTTTTGGATTTCGAGCGCGTCATTGCGACCCCAGATATGATGGGGGTTGTAGGAAAGTTGGGTCGTGTTCTTGGACCTCGTGGGCTGATGCCGAACCCAAAGGTCGGTACAGTTACTATGGACTTGGCTACGGCGGTCCGAGAAGCCAAGAGCGGCAAGATCGAGTACCGTGTTGAAAAAGCTGGTATTGTTCATGTGCGCATAGGCAAAGTTTCTTTTTCTGAAGAAGCTTTGCAAGACAATGCGATGGCTCTCGTACAGGCTCTTATCCGTCAGAAACCCTCAACAGCAAAAGGGGTATATCTGCGGAGCATTACAGTTTCATCGACCATGGGTCCTGGCGTTCGCATTGATACGCAACAGTTCGCCAGCAGAAGCGAGGAGAATTGA
- the rplK gene encoding 50S ribosomal protein L11: protein MKKIAGEVKLQLPAGKASPAPPVGPALGPYGINIMSFCKEFNAKTQGSDMIFPVVLTIYSDRSFAFAIKTPPASVLLKKAAGLPTTKKPGSGSKEPNKHKVGRVTEAQVRELAQQKMVDMNCTDIEIAIRTIKGTARSMGIDVIEG from the coding sequence ATGAAAAAAATTGCAGGAGAAGTGAAGCTCCAGTTGCCTGCTGGAAAAGCAAGTCCAGCCCCCCCTGTTGGCCCTGCCCTCGGTCCTTATGGCATCAACATTATGTCTTTTTGTAAGGAATTTAATGCTAAGACACAGGGAAGCGATATGATTTTTCCTGTCGTATTAACAATTTATTCCGATCGATCGTTTGCATTTGCGATAAAGACTCCACCTGCCAGCGTTCTTCTTAAGAAGGCTGCTGGGTTGCCTACTACTAAAAAGCCGGGCTCTGGGTCGAAAGAGCCCAACAAACACAAGGTAGGTCGTGTTACAGAAGCGCAGGTCAGAGAGTTGGCGCAGCAAAAAATGGTTGATATGAATTGTACCGACATAGAAATTGCTATACGTACAATTAAGGGGACTGCACGCTCAATGGGTATCGATGTGATTGAAGGGTAG